Proteins found in one Arachis stenosperma cultivar V10309 chromosome 8, arast.V10309.gnm1.PFL2, whole genome shotgun sequence genomic segment:
- the LOC130945471 gene encoding putative clathrin assembly protein At4g40080 produces MAQHKNKLRNLAYNIKDKASVIVATLSIKRHVSSVRVRVLRATTHALTGPPSEDRIAAVLAVASSNNTSHLLPRVCIDALMDRLHRTGSATVALKCLFTLHNVVVKGPFTLKDQLAYYPSYGGHNFLNLSTFRDDSDLESLQLSDWVRWYAGVIEQSLTVSRILGYYLRYSSSSSSNTIQETNSLTLGTSNADLLYKIEALVAFLEQLGKVPESLQLQKKELVYEVVKLVGEDYRSVQREIVMRLEEMEGRMENLDVGEVSELVGYVKRMEECKEKLVMLFVNKGRNGGFWDLVRETKERGLKIKGEIEGKWLTVVVASKTAADSTRFNTNPFLEPGQTSPVPLTSSAFATINHNVQFKIEIYVAKSQI; encoded by the coding sequence ATGGCCCAACACAAAAataagctcaggaatttggcTTACAATATCAAAGACAAAGCCTCTGTTATAGTCGCCACCCTCTCCATCAAGCGCCACGTGTCCTCCGTCCGAGTCCGCGTCCTCCGCGCCACTACCCACGCTCTCACCGGCCCTCCCTCCGAGGATCGAATCGCCGCCGTTCTTGCCGTCGCATCATCCAACAACACCTCCCACCTCCTCCCCCGTGTCTGCATCGATGCCCTGATGGACCGCCTCCACCGCACCGGCAGTGCCACCGTGGCACTCAAGTGTCTCTTCACCCTCCACAACGTCGTCGTCAAGGGACCCTTCACCCTCAAAGACCAGCTCGCCTATTACCCTTCCTACGGCGGCCACAACTTCCTTAACCTCTCAACCTTCCGCGACGACTCGGACTTGGAATCGCTCCAACTCAGTGATTGGGTTCGTTGGTACGCCGGCGTCATAGAACAAAGCCTAACCGTTTCAAGAATCCTAGGCTATTATCTCCGatattcatcatcttcttcttctaacaCCATCCAAGAAACAAACTCTTTGACTCTTGGAACTTCAAACGCGGATTTACTGTACAAGATAGAAGCTCTGGTAGCGTTCTTGGAACAGCTAGGTAAGGTTCCAGAGTCATTGCAGCTTCAGAAGAAGGAGCTGGTTTATGAAGTGGTGAAGCTTGTAGGGGAAGATTACAGAAGCGTTCAGAGAGAGATAGTGATGAGGTTGGAGGAGATGGAAGGTAGAATGGAGAATTTGGATGTTGGTGAAGTGAGTGAGTTGGTTGGGTATGTGAAGAGGATGGAGGAGTGTAAGGAGAAGCTTGTGATGCTGTTCGTTAATAAAGGGAGGAACGGTGGCTTCTGGGATTTGGTTAGAGAAACGAAGGAGAGAGGGTTGAAGATCAAAGGGGAAATTGAAGGCAAGTGGCTCACGGTGGTGGTGGCTTCCAAGACCGCCGCCGATTCCACCCGGTTTAACACTAACCCGTTTCTTGAACCCGGTCAAACCAGTCCGGTCCCACTCACCAGTTCTGCTTTTGCAACG
- the LOC130945470 gene encoding uncharacterized protein LOC130945470 produces MQELRHRVQNLERQLADREREGRSTDPSYTPSPGSEEEDSHRSRPRTEAESSREESPIRRRRNDTIIYSRGRPTHRATRGREEGRTRQPVIMGVTPFHRSILEVRLPKHFDKPTDMRYDGTQDPLEHLTAFEARMNLEGVGDEVRCRAFPVTLAGPAIRWFNGLPQGSIYNFSDISRAFLAQFTTRIAKAKHPINLLGVTQRQGELTRRYLDRFNDECLEIDGLTDSVASLCLTNGLLNENFRKYLTTKPVWTMHEIQTVAKEYINDEEVSRVVAANKRQSGYGQARQSGGDGERAKEKAREEASNKAPRSFPRVGKFTNYTPLTLPIVEVYQQIAEKGILSKPRPLKDRTGGNKNLYCDYHKGYGHQTQDCFDLKDALEQAIREGKLAAFSHLIREPRRRYRDQDEEGKTRSAKRR; encoded by the coding sequence atgcaagaGCTACGCCACAGAGTTCAGAACCTAGAACGGCAGCTTGCCGACCGGGAGCGGGAGGGACGGTCTACCGACCCGAGCTACACCCCGTCCCCCGGGAGCGAGGAGGAAGACTCTCACCGAAGCCGCCCGCGGACGGAAGCGGAGAGCTCGCGGGAGGAGTCACCCATAAGGAGGAGACGAAATGACACGATCATCTACTCCCGCGGCAGACCGACCCATCGAGCGACAAGAGGTCGCGAAGAAGGAAGAACACGACAACCTGTCATAATGGGCGTCACCCCGTTCCACCGATCTATCCTCGAGGTCCGGCtgccgaaacacttcgacaagccaacggacatgaggtacgacggaACTCAAGATCCTCTAGAACACCTCACGGCCTTTGAGGCCAGGATGAACCTAGAAGGAGTAGGAGACGAAGTAAGGTGCCGCGCCTTCCCGGTAACCCTAGCAGGACCAGCGATCagatggtttaacggcctccctCAAGGTTCCATCTACAACTTTTCGGACATCAGCCGTGCATTCCTGGCCCAATTTACAACGCGAATAGCAAAGGCCAAGCATCCTATCAACCTTCTAGGGGTAACCCAGAGGCAAGGAGAGCTGACTAGGAGATACCTAGATCGGTTCAACGATGAATGCTTGGAAATCGACGGCTTAACCGACTCGGTGGCCAGTCTCTGCCTGACAaacggcctcctcaacgagaaCTTCCGAAAATACCTCACCACGAAGCCGGTTTGGACAATGCACGAAATCCAGACGGTGGCCAAGGAGTACATAAAcgacgaggaagtcagccgagtcgtggctgccaataagCGGCAGTCCGGTTACGGCCAGGCTCGGCAGTCTGGTGGCGACGGTGAGAGAGCAAAAGAAAAGGCCAGGGAGGAGGCATCAAACAAAGCACCTAGGTCGTTCCCTCGAGTCGGAAAATTCACTAACTACACTCCACTCACCCTCCCCATCGTGGAAGTTTATCAACAAATAGCTGAGAAAGGAATTCTTTCGAAGCCTCGACCACTTAAGGACCGTACGGGAGGAAACAAGAACCTTTATTGTGATTACCATAAGGGATACGGCCATCAAACACAAGACTGTTTCGACCTAAAGGATGCACTAGAACAGGCgataagggaaggaaagctagcagcgTTCTCTCATCTCATTAGGGAGCCGAGAAGACGTTATCGCGATCAAGACGAGGAAGGCAAGACACGCTCGGCCAAGCGGCGATAG
- the LOC130945468 gene encoding uncharacterized protein LOC130945468, with protein MVQWAIELSEFDLKYETRTIIKAQCLTDFVAEYAGEQEEASTTWELYAEYEALIIGLKLAKEVSATKVVVFSDSQVVTSQINGEYQAKDPNMKRYLDKTLEYLRRFTETEVKHITRDLNSRADALSKLASTKPGEFDILPKEEKEAKKIWREEQNYTLVKNILCKRGISPPSLKCVPTSRTIEVLEEVHNGICGNYLGARSLARKVIRAGFYWPTLQKDATEFVKKCQPCQMHANFHVAPPEELISITSPLPFTKWGLYLLGPFSQAPGQVKYLIMGVDYFTKWIKAEPLAIITAQRSQRFLYKNIITRYGVPHSIITDNGTQFTNSTFRNLVASMKIKYQFTSVEHPQANGQVEAANKVILAGLKKRL; from the exons atggtccaatgggcaatagagctatCCGAGTTCGACTTAAAGTACGAAACTCGGACGATAATTAAAGCCCAATGTCTCACTGATTTCGTGGCAGAATAtgcaggagaacaagaggaagcCTCCACTACATGGGAGCTATAT gcagaatatgaagccttgattatAGGGTTAAAGCTGGCAAAGGAAGTCAGCGCAAcaaaagtagttgtgttcagcGACTCTCAAGTGGTGACATCCCAAATAAATGGGGAGTATCAGGCTAAAGACCccaatatgaagaggtacttggacaaaaccttGGAGTATCTTAGGCGTTTTACAGAAACCGAGGTCAAGCATATAACTCGGGATCTCAACAGCAGAGCAGACGCCCTCTCCAAGCTTGCGAGTACCAAGCCAGGGG AATTCGACATCCTAcccaaagaggaaaaagaggccaagaaaatttggagggaagaACAAAACTACACTTTGGTGAAAAATATCCTCTGTAAAAGGGGGATATCACCACCATCGTTAAAGTGCGTCCCAACCTCAAGGACAATAGAAGTCTTAGAGGAGGTCCACAATGGTATCTGCGGAAACTATCTCGGAGCCAGGTCATTAGCTAGGAAAGTCATCCGAGctgggttctactggccgaccttgcagaaagatgccacagaattcgTGAAGAAGTGCCAGCCATGCCAAATGCACGCGAACTTCCACGTCGCTCCCCCCGAGGAGCTCATTAGTATAACTTCTCCATTGCCTTTCACAAAATGGGGATTATACTTATTAGGACCCTTTTCCCAAGCACCTGGTCAAGTAAAATACCTAATAATGGGGGTAGACTACTTCACGAAGTGGATCAAAGCAGAACCTTTGGCCATCATCACAGCCCAGAGAAGTCAGAGATTTctctacaaaaacattatcacaaggtatggagTACCTCACTCCATCATCACTGATAATGGTACCCAGTTCACCAACTCAACCTTCAGAAACCTGGTAGCCAGTATGAAGATCAAGTatcagttcacctcggtagaacatCCACAAGCGAATGGACAAGtcgaggcagccaacaaagttATACTGGCAGGGTTGAAGAAAAGGTTGTAA
- the LOC130945469 gene encoding uncharacterized protein LOC130945469 produces the protein MAVKRYGLLGLNGCGKSILLTAIGCRELPIPEHMDINHLSREIEATDMSALEAVINCDEGRLKLEKEAEALAAQDDGGGETLEWIYERLEALDAATVEKRAAKILHGLGFNKEMFTLKFLLMLYVYVLVVAFKSLTNTPYIIHQIFYHNQSLRVSNAAFSSTNNTNTPDSCISATHNLTLPPTSTFNFHQNNHKDIMLFFSCNLSSMPLELLDYRIGWSEATNKTDGLVLALYKDDVKTVSLVSKSCETGGEVVDAVVEESEGVGIEEKLRRGFMLN, from the exons ATGGCAGTTAA ACGCTATGGTTTACTTGGATTGAATGGATGTGGAAAATCTATTTTGCTTACGGCAATAGGTTGCCGTGAACTTCCGATTCCTGAGCACATGGATATCAATCACCTTAGCAGGGAAATTGAAGCCACAGATATGTCTGCATTGGAGGCAGTCATAAACTGCGACGAGGGAAGATTGAAGTTGGAAAAAGAAGCGGAAGCTTTGGCTGCTCAG GACGATGGTGGTGGTGAAACTCTTGAATGGATTTATGAACGATTAGAGGCCCTAGATGCAGCAACTGTAGAAAAGCGTGCTGCTAAAATTTTACATGGTCTCGGTTTCAACAAGGAGAT GTTCACATTGAAGTTTCTCTTGATGCTCTATGTATATGTTTTAGTTGTTGCTTTTAAAAG TCTCACTAATACTCCTTACATCATCCATCAAATATTCTACCATAATCAATCACTCAGAGTTTCCAATGCTGCCTTTTCATCAACCAACAACACTAATACACCAGATTCTTGTATTTCTGCTACACACAACCTCACCCTTCCTCCAACCAGTACCTTCAATTTTCATCAGAATAATCATAAGGATATCATGTTGTTCTTTAGCTGTAACCTGTCATCCATGCCCCTAGAGTTGTTAGATTATAGAATTGGGTGGTCTGAAGCGACCAACAAAACGGATGGTTTGGTTCTGGCATTATATAAGGACGATGTAAAAACAGTAAGCTTGGTGTCCAAGAGTTGTGAGACTGGCGGAGAGGTGGTGGACGCGGTGGTGGAAGAGAGTGAAGGAGTTGGGATAGAAGAGAAGCTGAGGAGAGGGTTCATGCTGAATTAG